The Macadamia integrifolia cultivar HAES 741 unplaced genomic scaffold, SCU_Mint_v3 scaffold_62A, whole genome shotgun sequence genome includes a window with the following:
- the LOC122071722 gene encoding aquaporin NIP6-1: protein MVDTEDVPSAPSTPVTPGTPGAPLFGGFRSERHGNGRKSSLLNSCKCFSVEAWALEEGNLGPMACSLPPPPVSLARKVGAEFIGTLILIFAGTATGIVNQKTQGSETLIGLAASTGLAVMIVILSTGHISGAHLNPAVTIAFAALKHFPWKQVPLYIGAQVMASICAAFALKGIFHPFMSGGVTVPSGSHGQAFALEFIISFNLMFVVTAVATDTRAVGELAGIAVGATVMLNILVAGESTGASMNPVRTLGPAIAANNYEAIWVYLTAPILGALSGAGVYSVVKLPEENDGEKPTTVRSFRR from the exons ATGGTGGACACAGAGGATGTACCATCAGCTCCTTCTACTCCTGTAACCCCAGGGACACCTGGGGCTCCTCTCTTTGGTGGGTTCAGGTCAGAGAGACATGGTAATGGCAGAAAATCCTCCCTCCTTAATAGCTGCAAGTGCTTCAGTGTAGAAGCATGGGCACTTGAAGAAGGCAACTTGGGCCCAATGGCTTGTTCATTGCCTCCCCCACCAGTCTCTCTTGCAAGAAAG GTTGGAGCAGAGTTCATAGGCACCCTTATACTCATCTTTGCCGGGACAGCCACTGGGATTGTGAACCAAAAAACACAAGGCTCAGAAACACTCATCGGCCTCGCTGCTTCCACCGGCCTCGCTGTAATGATAGTTATACTGTCCACAGGGCATATCTCAGGAGCCCATCTCAACCCAGCAGTCACCATTGCCTTTGCTGCTCTCAAACACTTTCCATGGAAACAG GTACCTTTGTACATTGGAGCACAGGTGATGGCTTCAATCTGTGCAGCATTTGCACTGAAGGGGATCTTCCACCCATTCATGAGTGGTGGAGTCACTGTTCCCTCAGGTAGTCATGGTCAGGCATTTGCTTTGGagttcatcatctccttcaatcTCATGTTCGTTGTCACTGCAGTGGCCACCGACACAAGAGCT GTTGGGGAGCTCGCAGGAATCGCGGTTGGAGCCACTGTCATGCTTAACATACTCGTTGCAGG GGAGAGCACTGGAGCATCCATGAACCCTGTGAGAACTCTTGGGCCAGCCATAGCTGCTAACaactatgaagccatttggGTCTACCTCACTGCTCCTATCCTTGGTGCACTCAGTGGGGCTGGAGTTTACTCAGTAGTTAAACTGCCGGAAGAAAACGATGGAGAGAAGCCGACGACTGTACGGAGCTTCAGAAGGTGA